From the genome of Pseudostreptobacillus hongkongensis, one region includes:
- a CDS encoding helix-turn-helix domain-containing protein, giving the protein MGNKYLNLYFDEIIEMKKTMTYEEIAKKLNITKHMLKYYIKRYCLENEI; this is encoded by the coding sequence ATGGGAAATAAATACTTAAACTTGTACTTTGATGAAATAATAGAAATGAAAAAAACTATGACATATGAAGAAATTGCTAAAAAGTTAAATATTACTAAACATATGTTGAAATATTATATCAAAAGATATTGTTTAGAAAATGAAATATAA